Proteins found in one Leguminivora glycinivorella isolate SPB_JAAS2020 chromosome 4, LegGlyc_1.1, whole genome shotgun sequence genomic segment:
- the LOC125225320 gene encoding protein KRTCAP2 homolog, which translates to MAVNSATSFVISSILTLLIFSGMQMYKPWLVRSPMTIIFGGYLGSLMFMFFVTAIGNLEATLFGKNFQLKLPEIVLSMAVSLIAAGMVHRICFTTCLIFSIIVIYYMNKLSQKTYVIGAPVAAPAKARRHK; encoded by the exons ATGG CTGTTAACAGCGCGACGTCTTTCGTGATATCATCGATATTGACCCTCCTGATATTTTCGGGAATGCAAATGTACAAACCATGGCTGGTTAGGTCACCCATGACCATTATATTCGGCGGATACCTTGGGTCTCTCATGTTTATGTTCTTCGTTACC GCCATAGGTAATCTAGAGGCAACTCTGTTTGGGAAGAACTTCCAGTTGAAGCTGCCGGAGATTGTGCTGTCCATGGCAGTGTCACTAATTGCTGCAGGAATGGTGCACAGGATTTGCTTCACAACATG TTTAATATTTTCTATAATCGTCATTTACTACATGAACAAGTTGTCACAAAAGACTTATGTGATTGGTGCACCAGTTGCAGCACCAGCCAAGGCTCGTCGCCATAAGTGA
- the LOC125225312 gene encoding hydroxymethylglutaryl-CoA lyase, mitochondrial, with protein sequence MFSSTKLSVGKLTRPLTNCSKYSTKASEIRIYEVGVRDGLQNEAKFVPTQMKVELISKLAAAGIKDIESASFVSPKWVKQMSDGAEVMRTIKREPGINYPVLIPNLKGYELAKKCNIEEIAIFPSGSESFSQKNLNCSMEEGLARFRAVAEQAVKDGMRVRGYVSCVVGCPYEGPISPKSIAKLSEDLLAMGCYEISLGDTIGVGTPGSVRRLMKEVLTVAPAEKFAVHFHDTYGQGLANLVAALEFGCTTVDSSISGLGGCPYARGASGNLATEDLVYHLYGLGVNTNIDLVKLVEAGRYISNFLGKPTDSKVNRALGDRFKNHKDIVKIAACEL encoded by the exons ATGTTTTCCTCTACAAAACTATCCGTAGGTAAACTTACTCGACCGCTAACAAACTGTAGTAAATAC agTACCAAAGCCTCTGAAATAAGAATTTATGAGGTGGGTGTCAGAGATGGTCTGCAAAATGAAGCCAAGTTTGTTCCAACGCAAATGAAGGTTGAGTTGATCAGCAAATTAGCAGCCGCTGGAATTAAGGATATTGAATCTGCAAG TTTTGTTAGTCCTAAATGGGTGAAACAAATGAGTGATGGAGCAGAAGTTATGAGGACCATTAAAAGGGAACCCGGAATTAACTATCCTGTGCTAATTCCTAACCTTAAGGGGTATGAATTGGCT AAAAAATGCAACATCGAGGAAATAGCCATATTCCCGTCTGGCTCGGAATCATTTTCTCAAAAGAACCTAAACTGCTCTATGGAAGAGGGTTTAGCGAGGTTCCGGGCGGTCGCCGAGCAGGCCGTGAAGGACGGCATGAGAGTCCGCGGCTATGTGTCCTGTGTGGTCGGGTGTCCGTACGAAGGACCTATCTCTCCTAAATCTATTGCTAAG CTGTCAGAAGATCTGCTAGCCATGGGTTGTTACGAGATCTCCCTGGGGGACACCATCGGCGTGGGCACGCCGGGCTCCGTCCGCCGGCTCATGAAGGAGGTGCTGACCGTGGCGCCGGCAGAGAAGTTCGCTGTGCACTTCCACGATACCTACGGACAGGGGCTCGCGAACCTTGTGGCAGCTTTGGAG TTCGGGTGCACGACTGTGGACTCCTCGATATCGGGCCTCGGTGGGTGCCCTTACGCACGAGGCGCCAGCGGCAACCTGGCTACCGAGGACCTAGTCTACCACCTCTACGGTCTCGGCGTCAACACCAATATAGACCTCGTGAAGCTGGTCGAAGCCGGCCGGTACATATCCAACTTCTTAGGAAAGCCCACAGACTCCAAAGTGAACAGAGCTCTCGGTGACAGATTCAAAAACCACAAAGATATCGTTAAAATTGCAGCTTGTGAACTTTag